A stretch of the Filimonas lacunae genome encodes the following:
- a CDS encoding lycopene cyclase domain-containing protein yields the protein MAHYTYLLVNFLTVIFCFIFSFHPKIHFNHYFLPYIKSSIIVAIPFIIWDAWFTKAGVWWFNDRYLLGIRLLGLPIEEWLFFICIPFSCLFTWFVIQKHWRLPKYTARFQQYFTLIGIFACLVITASCTGKIYPFVTFLVAAASLFYLQFIARVSWIVEISCVYTLLLIPFFIVNGVLTGTGLEEPIVNYNPATFFNIRILTVPIEDAVYGYTLIIWNIYFFKRTAQMPHGNIHAG from the coding sequence ATGGCGCATTATACGTACCTGCTGGTTAATTTTTTAACAGTAATCTTTTGCTTTATTTTTTCTTTTCATCCTAAAATACATTTTAATCATTATTTTCTTCCCTATATTAAGTCAAGTATTATAGTAGCTATTCCCTTTATTATATGGGATGCCTGGTTTACCAAAGCGGGCGTATGGTGGTTCAATGATCGTTATCTTTTAGGCATTCGTTTGCTGGGGTTGCCCATAGAAGAATGGCTTTTTTTTATATGTATTCCTTTTTCGTGCCTGTTCACCTGGTTTGTTATTCAAAAGCACTGGCGGTTGCCTAAGTATACGGCCAGGTTTCAGCAATATTTCACCCTCATCGGGATATTTGCATGCCTGGTGATAACTGCCAGCTGTACAGGTAAAATATATCCTTTTGTTACCTTCCTGGTAGCTGCTGCCAGCCTGTTTTACCTGCAGTTTATAGCAAGGGTAAGCTGGATTGTTGAAATATCCTGCGTATACACCCTTTTATTGATTCCCTTTTTTATCGTAAACGGGGTGTTAACAGGCACCGGTTTGGAAGAGCCCATTGTAAATTATAATCCAGCTACTTTTTTCAATATCCGCATACTTACGGTGCCCATAGAAGATGCGGTATATGGCTACACACTGATTATATGGAATATCTATTTCTTTAAGCGAACTGCACAAATGCCTCATGGTAATATACACGCTGGATAA
- a CDS encoding sterol desaturase family protein, which yields MNILIIIITFFSMEALTWVIHRYVMHGFLWSLHKDHHDKSNDSKVERNDYFFIIFAIPAIVMMYYGKTHGFNGWFYIGLGVTLYGMAYFFVHDIFIHQRIPFLRNTQNPYLLALRRAHKQHHKHLGKEEGECFGFLWVPYKYFKMYFKKA from the coding sequence ATGAATATACTTATTATCATAATAACCTTTTTCTCCATGGAGGCACTTACCTGGGTAATACACAGATATGTGATGCATGGCTTTTTATGGTCGTTACATAAAGATCATCACGATAAAAGCAACGACAGTAAAGTGGAGCGTAACGATTACTTTTTTATAATATTTGCCATACCTGCCATTGTTATGATGTATTATGGTAAAACACATGGCTTTAATGGCTGGTTTTACATTGGTTTGGGTGTAACACTTTATGGTATGGCTTATTTTTTTGTGCATGACATATTCATTCATCAGCGCATTCCCTTTTTACGCAATACCCAAAATCCTTATTTGTTAGCATTGAGAAGGGCACACAAACAGCATCACAAGCACCTGGGTAAAGAAGAGGGCGAGTGTTTCGGCTTCCTGTGGGTGCCTTATAAATATTTCAAAATGTATTTTAAAAAGGCATAA
- a CDS encoding phytoene/squalene synthase family protein, translated as MKQLFDELSFCISKETTKKYSTSFSLGILALSREIRPAIYAIYGYVRLADEIVDSFHAYDKTALMNRLRMQTVQALEEKISINPILHAFQQTVHQYQIEWELIDLFLKSMEMDLQKMEYNPELYNQYILGSAEVVGLMCLQVFVYGNKAEYLRLKPFAMKLGSAFQKVNFLRDLKDDYQVLGRTYFPNVNMQHFNRDAKAAIEKEIAQEFSEALAGIRLLPRSSRFGVYLAYSYYLSLFRKIQKTPAKAIIHQRIRINNGRKISLMMSSYLQFKMAWI; from the coding sequence ATGAAGCAGCTTTTTGATGAATTGTCTTTTTGTATCAGCAAAGAAACCACTAAAAAGTACAGTACCAGCTTTTCGTTGGGCATACTGGCATTAAGTAGAGAAATAAGGCCGGCCATTTACGCCATTTACGGTTATGTTCGTTTGGCCGATGAAATAGTAGATAGTTTTCATGCTTACGATAAAACGGCCCTGATGAATCGGCTTCGTATGCAAACCGTTCAGGCTTTGGAAGAAAAAATTTCTATTAATCCCATCCTGCATGCTTTTCAGCAAACGGTGCATCAATACCAGATTGAATGGGAGCTGATAGATTTGTTTTTGAAAAGTATGGAAATGGATTTGCAAAAGATGGAATACAATCCCGAATTGTATAATCAATATATACTTGGGTCGGCCGAAGTGGTAGGGTTGATGTGCCTGCAGGTATTTGTGTATGGCAACAAAGCAGAGTATCTGCGACTGAAGCCTTTTGCTATGAAGCTGGGTTCAGCTTTTCAGAAGGTGAACTTCCTTCGCGACTTGAAAGATGATTACCAGGTGTTAGGAAGAACCTATTTTCCCAATGTAAACATGCAGCATTTTAACAGGGATGCAAAGGCTGCCATTGAAAAAGAGATCGCCCAGGAGTTTTCCGAAGCTTTGGCTGGCATTCGGCTATTACCCCGGTCGTCCCGTTTTGGCGTGTATCTTGCTTATTCCTACTATCTCTCTCTTTTCAGGAAAATACAGAAAACTCCTGCAAAAGCCATCATTCACCAGCGCATCCGTATTAATAACGGAAGAAAAATTTCGTTGATGATGAGCAGCTATTTGCAGTTTAAAATGGCATGGATATGA
- a CDS encoding phytoene desaturase family protein has protein sequence MRKKIAVIGSGFSGIAAAAYAAQAGNEVHVFEKNSTLGGRARQFTTDNGYTFDMGPSWYWMPDIIENFFTDFNTSAASYYQLVALNPQFEMVFDGEAMAIPERYEDLQLLFESIEPGAALQLDRFMKEAQYKYEVGMRDFVNKPCHSWFEFVSLKIARSALKLDLLTSFRKHVRRFFSEPKLIALMEFPVLFLGAMPEDIPALYSLMNYGGLKLGTWYPLGGFIKIIDAMAAIARQQGVTFHVNATVEKVNVQNNRAVSVTVNSREIPFDAIIASSDYHHTEQQLLEKPYRNYDEAYWEKKTFAPSCLIYYVGVKERVPGLTHHTLFFENDLQLHANEIYKDKKWPTQPLFYVCCPSKTDKMVAPANHENLFLLMPIATGIEDREAIREKYFLQMLQRIEKHTGARDLLQKIDYKKSYCIYDFTHDYNAYKGNAYGLANTLRQTAVLKPAIRNKKIKNLYYTGQLTVPGPGVPPSLISGKIAATAINKLKI, from the coding sequence ATGAGAAAAAAGATAGCGGTTATTGGTTCTGGCTTTTCTGGCATTGCCGCTGCTGCGTACGCAGCGCAGGCCGGTAATGAAGTACATGTTTTTGAAAAAAACAGTACGTTAGGAGGAAGGGCCAGGCAGTTTACAACAGATAACGGGTATACGTTTGATATGGGGCCCAGCTGGTATTGGATGCCGGATATTATTGAAAACTTTTTTACAGATTTTAATACCAGTGCTGCCAGCTATTACCAGTTGGTAGCACTGAATCCCCAGTTTGAAATGGTGTTTGATGGCGAAGCTATGGCCATTCCGGAGCGCTACGAAGATTTACAGCTGTTGTTTGAATCTATTGAACCTGGTGCCGCTTTGCAGCTGGACAGGTTTATGAAAGAAGCGCAATACAAGTATGAAGTAGGCATGCGCGATTTTGTAAATAAACCCTGTCATTCCTGGTTTGAATTTGTATCGTTAAAAATTGCCAGAAGTGCGCTTAAGCTGGACTTGCTTACTAGCTTTCGTAAGCATGTAAGGCGCTTTTTCAGCGAACCGAAGCTGATTGCATTGATGGAGTTTCCTGTGTTATTTCTGGGGGCTATGCCCGAAGATATACCCGCGCTGTATAGCCTGATGAACTATGGAGGGTTGAAATTAGGCACCTGGTATCCATTGGGTGGATTCATCAAAATAATAGATGCCATGGCGGCTATTGCCCGGCAACAAGGTGTTACCTTTCACGTAAATGCTACGGTAGAAAAGGTGAATGTGCAAAATAATCGGGCGGTATCGGTAACGGTCAATAGCCGTGAAATTCCTTTTGATGCTATTATTGCCTCATCCGACTACCATCATACCGAGCAGCAATTGCTGGAAAAGCCCTACCGGAATTATGACGAAGCATATTGGGAAAAGAAAACCTTTGCACCTTCCTGCCTTATTTATTATGTAGGGGTAAAGGAGAGGGTTCCTGGCCTTACACACCATACCTTGTTTTTTGAAAACGACCTGCAGCTGCATGCGAATGAAATATACAAGGATAAAAAATGGCCTACGCAACCGCTTTTTTATGTGTGCTGTCCTTCTAAAACAGATAAGATGGTAGCGCCCGCCAACCACGAAAACCTGTTTTTGCTTATGCCCATAGCAACCGGTATTGAGGACAGGGAAGCCATCAGGGAAAAGTATTTTTTACAAATGCTGCAACGCATTGAAAAGCATACCGGGGCAAGGGATTTGTTGCAGAAGATTGATTATAAAAAAAGTTATTGCATTTATGATTTTACACATGATTACAATGCCTATAAGGGTAATGCCTATGGGCTGGCAAATACCTTACGGCAAACGGCGGTGCTTAAACCAGCCATCCGTAATAAAAAAATTAAAAACTTGTATTACACCGGCCAATTAACTGTTCCCGGTCCGGGTGTGCCGCCTTCCCTTATCTCTGGAAAAATTGCAGCAACAGCCATCAATAAACTAAAGATTTAA
- a CDS encoding MarR family winged helix-turn-helix transcriptional regulator, producing MIEAFELQNIHGQHSGDIEGWVSWLVSNHFPGSKPVSEPNWEGKERGRSAESIINTLIVHLNRYARTYSRSAIADSEFSTQEEFIYLINLNAFGAMSKMQLIKKNIQEKPVGMQIINRLLEKNWIEQVDSATDKRSKVISINEKGKMVLAMQMEKIKKASRIVAGDLSHAEKMELIRLLGKLEAFHQPIYQQNLPAETLLDTVAAQHAFLQN from the coding sequence ATGATAGAAGCCTTTGAATTGCAGAATATTCATGGGCAGCATTCTGGTGATATAGAAGGATGGGTATCCTGGCTGGTCAGCAATCACTTTCCTGGCAGTAAGCCAGTTTCCGAACCCAATTGGGAGGGGAAAGAAAGAGGTCGTAGTGCAGAAAGCATCATTAATACCTTGATAGTGCACTTAAACCGGTATGCGAGAACTTATTCCCGTTCGGCCATTGCAGATTCTGAATTTTCTACGCAGGAAGAGTTCATCTATCTTATTAACCTGAATGCATTCGGAGCTATGAGTAAAATGCAACTTATTAAAAAGAATATCCAGGAAAAGCCTGTGGGGATGCAGATTATCAACCGCTTGCTGGAGAAAAACTGGATTGAACAGGTGGATTCTGCAACAGACAAGCGAAGCAAGGTTATTTCTATCAATGAAAAGGGGAAAATGGTGTTAGCTATGCAGATGGAAAAAATAAAAAAGGCTTCCCGCATAGTAGCGGGCGACCTCAGCCACGCTGAAAAAATGGAGTTGATACGCCTGCTGGGTAAGCTGGAAGCATTTCACCAACCTATTTATCAGCAGAACCTTCCTGCCGAAACACTATTAGATACGGTAGCAGCACAACATGCCTTTCTTCAAAATTAA
- a CDS encoding Crp/Fnr family transcriptional regulator, with product MKELIAYLLQFGHLNQQQCDLILSRAHLKAVGRGCYFSEAGKVARQIGYVTNGVFRVCYYDKAGESFTRYFVYENRFVVDINSFRDDMPSAEYIEAITDCEVVAFSREDFTELSNTIPGWRDIFYKITSYVLENKLRATSNMLVQDAQTRYLHFLEYYPGLANRVPLTMLASYLGITPSSLSRIRKSIL from the coding sequence ATGAAAGAGCTGATTGCCTATTTATTGCAATTTGGGCACCTGAACCAGCAGCAGTGCGACCTGATACTTTCCAGGGCGCATTTGAAAGCGGTGGGCAGGGGCTGCTATTTTTCAGAAGCCGGTAAGGTGGCCCGGCAAATAGGTTATGTTACCAACGGAGTATTCCGCGTTTGTTATTATGATAAAGCGGGGGAAAGCTTTACACGGTATTTTGTGTATGAAAACAGGTTTGTGGTAGATATCAACAGCTTTCGCGACGATATGCCTTCTGCTGAATATATTGAAGCGATAACCGATTGTGAAGTTGTGGCCTTTTCCAGGGAAGACTTTACCGAACTCTCTAATACCATTCCCGGCTGGCGCGACATTTTTTACAAAATCACTTCCTATGTGCTGGAAAATAAGTTAAGAGCTACCAGTAACATGCTGGTACAAGATGCGCAAACACGTTACCTGCATTTTCTGGAATACTATCCCGGCCTGGCCAATCGTGTTCCGCTTACCATGCTGGCGTCTTATTTAGGTATTACCCCTTCTTCGCTTAGCCGCATCCGGAAAAGCATTCTGTAA
- a CDS encoding adenylosuccinate synthase — MAIDVLLGLQWGDEGKGKIVDVLSAGYDMVARFQGGPNAGHTLEFEGKKFVLNTIPSGIFFPNTINVIGNGVVIDPVALQQELTRLREAGHDLLAKKNLVIARKAHMILPTHQLLDMAAEKKMGDRKIGSTLKGIGPAYTDKTGRNGLRIGDIHLPDFTQRYQQLVQRHTSLLQALYGEVTDFSEREQAFFEAVELIKQFPLIDAEHLVNNYLKQGKKILAEGAQGTMLDVDFGSYPYVTSSNTTTAGACTGLGVSPHSIGQVIGIAKAYSTRVGEGPFPTELMNETGEELRRKGREFGAVSGRPRRTGWIDLPALKYAIQLNGVTQLVLTKADVLSGLDKIYACTHYRHNGSLIDYMPYEIITTKATPVLQELEGWQEELTAATQLEQLPKALLQYIHFLERELNVSVTYISTGPNRKQTIRKQ, encoded by the coding sequence ATGGCTATTGACGTTTTATTAGGACTCCAATGGGGAGATGAAGGCAAAGGCAAAATAGTAGATGTGCTGAGTGCCGGCTATGATATGGTGGCCCGTTTTCAGGGTGGCCCTAATGCAGGGCATACACTGGAGTTTGAGGGAAAGAAGTTTGTACTCAACACCATCCCTTCCGGCATCTTCTTCCCCAACACCATCAATGTAATAGGAAATGGCGTAGTGATTGATCCTGTAGCTCTGCAACAGGAACTTACCAGGCTACGCGAAGCAGGCCACGACCTGCTGGCCAAAAAGAACCTGGTGATAGCCCGGAAAGCACACATGATCCTGCCTACCCACCAGCTGCTGGATATGGCAGCCGAAAAAAAGATGGGCGACCGCAAAATAGGTTCTACATTAAAAGGCATTGGCCCCGCCTATACGGATAAAACAGGCCGTAATGGTTTGCGTATTGGCGATATACATTTGCCCGATTTTACACAACGTTATCAGCAACTGGTTCAAAGACATACTTCCCTGCTACAGGCTTTGTATGGAGAGGTTACCGATTTTAGTGAAAGAGAACAAGCGTTTTTTGAAGCGGTGGAACTGATAAAGCAGTTTCCATTGATAGATGCCGAACACCTGGTGAACAACTATCTGAAACAGGGCAAAAAGATACTGGCAGAAGGCGCACAAGGCACCATGCTGGATGTTGATTTTGGCTCTTACCCTTACGTCACCTCTTCCAATACCACCACAGCAGGCGCCTGTACCGGCTTAGGTGTGTCGCCACATAGTATAGGACAGGTAATAGGCATTGCAAAAGCTTATAGCACACGTGTGGGAGAAGGCCCCTTCCCTACGGAGCTGATGAATGAAACCGGTGAGGAGCTACGCCGTAAAGGCCGGGAGTTTGGTGCTGTAAGCGGACGACCACGCCGTACAGGCTGGATTGACTTGCCAGCGCTGAAATATGCTATCCAACTCAACGGTGTAACCCAACTGGTTCTAACGAAGGCTGATGTACTTAGTGGACTAGACAAAATATATGCCTGTACCCACTACCGGCATAATGGTTCCCTTATTGATTATATGCCTTACGAAATCATCACCACAAAAGCTACCCCTGTTTTACAAGAACTGGAAGGCTGGCAGGAAGAACTGACAGCGGCTACCCAACTGGAGCAGTTGCCTAAGGCTTTATTACAGTACATCCATTTTCTGGAAAGAGAACTGAATGTCTCTGTTACTTATATATCAACAGGCCCCAACCGAAAGCAGACCATTCGAAAACAGTAA
- a CDS encoding SusC/RagA family TonB-linked outer membrane protein translates to MRTRFISCLVALFGLYLYALAQNTIKVTGTVTDDKGAAIPAASIQIKGVKGGTATGNDGSFSISAKPGATIIISAVGFENKQVSATASLGSISLVSDTKTLGEIVVTGIGVATSKKKLGISVETVSSDKLPQIPTNSLDQALVGKIAGAQISSTTGTPGAPASILLRGINTIQNGTKPLILLDGIQVNSTDLNTLDASAIDRVEVVQGAGAATIYGAQGANGVIQLFSKKGKKGILTIDVNNSVSFDAYINKGKVHKATKHSFKTDASGNVIDNAGNIVELDENGVYQGVTWAYAAGSYAHAMANPLNVYNKSYDHNLKYYDHFKQLFANANSINNNVIITGGGDKVDYSFGMSHSHQTSAITQNGFVDRTNLSSNIGIELFKGFKLRSITQLIYTRNTLHPGYGTGNSNIFNVMNVAPFVDLTKKLDDGNYPYAYYPDNAVTSVNGYNPFYDFQYTQSRDNKIDIVQNLQANYVVNKFLELDAKYGVNYTVQDINYIYKNQTGNINSNYESSWAGYYNGSDNTGEIDNFNYRDLFQNFLATAYIRTDFRKDFGWNVPITTSTQLTFDHRRTRSTEYITYGYSLPTYEKYNMGSTASQQVVSDLTTPFITYGYLINQKVDIGDYGGFSGGVRRDYSSAFGQGSKLFTFPRGDAYVRLSSFNFWQNGGIKNTISEFKLRGAYGKAGIQPQPFDRYVTLSTTNIGNGLAFYLPTAQKNPNLDVEVSTELELGTDVAIKGLAGRWLNQVNVSATYWKRKTDNAIYNVSAAPSTGANTVKDNAITLVSHGLQASLNVTAFESRNFTWNFTTNFNKQVSKVDAIKGGDIILTTSAGATSLVLTPGQNIGQIYGYKAIRSLDEKRLNGTSYLAKEDYGKYGFVDGMLVDTTTKAIQFTNDKFSLGNTTPKFNMSFINSFTYKNFLTFSFQFDWIYGAHLYNQTKEWMYRDGIHGDFDKPITINGQTQAYTAFYRSAYAAYFGDLNGAARNGTKDYYFEGSSFLRLRNIALGFDLAQVFPIKTFRKLQLVLSGRNLLTVTKYSGFDPEINSSSSTNSAWDRGIDHNSMPNVRSYQVALNIGF, encoded by the coding sequence ATGAGAACAAGGTTCATTTCGTGCCTGGTGGCACTATTCGGGCTATACCTTTATGCCCTTGCACAGAATACTATTAAGGTAACTGGTACTGTTACTGACGACAAAGGAGCTGCAATACCTGCAGCCAGCATCCAGATAAAAGGCGTGAAAGGAGGCACTGCTACCGGCAACGACGGCTCATTCAGCATTAGCGCTAAACCAGGCGCCACCATTATCATTTCGGCTGTTGGCTTTGAGAACAAACAGGTAAGCGCCACTGCTTCATTAGGATCTATATCGCTGGTATCAGACACTAAAACACTGGGTGAAATAGTAGTAACTGGTATTGGTGTGGCCACCAGTAAAAAGAAGCTGGGCATATCAGTAGAAACGGTATCCTCAGACAAGCTACCGCAAATACCTACCAACTCTTTAGACCAGGCTTTGGTAGGTAAGATAGCCGGTGCACAGATCTCTTCTACAACCGGTACACCCGGCGCACCAGCCAGTATTTTGTTACGTGGTATTAACACCATTCAGAATGGTACAAAGCCGCTGATATTACTGGATGGCATACAGGTAAACTCTACCGACCTGAATACCCTGGACGCGAGTGCCATTGACCGCGTGGAAGTAGTACAGGGCGCAGGTGCAGCCACCATCTATGGAGCGCAGGGCGCCAACGGTGTAATTCAACTGTTTAGTAAAAAGGGGAAAAAAGGTATTCTTACCATTGATGTAAATAACAGCGTTAGCTTTGATGCTTACATTAACAAAGGCAAAGTTCATAAAGCTACCAAACATAGCTTTAAAACAGATGCCTCCGGCAATGTAATAGATAATGCGGGCAACATTGTAGAACTGGATGAAAACGGCGTATACCAGGGGGTTACCTGGGCTTATGCAGCAGGCAGCTATGCACATGCGATGGCCAACCCGTTGAACGTTTATAATAAATCGTATGATCATAACCTGAAATATTACGATCACTTCAAGCAGCTTTTTGCCAACGCCAATTCCATCAACAACAATGTGATCATTACGGGTGGTGGTGATAAAGTAGACTATTCTTTTGGTATGTCACACAGCCATCAAACCAGCGCTATAACGCAAAATGGTTTTGTTGACCGCACCAACCTCTCTTCTAACATTGGTATAGAACTTTTCAAAGGATTTAAATTACGCTCTATTACACAACTGATCTATACCCGCAACACACTGCACCCAGGTTATGGCACAGGTAACAGCAACATCTTTAACGTGATGAACGTGGCGCCGTTTGTGGACCTGACTAAAAAGCTGGATGACGGCAACTATCCTTATGCCTACTATCCTGACAATGCCGTTACCAGTGTAAACGGATATAACCCTTTTTATGACTTTCAATATACCCAAAGCAGGGATAACAAAATAGACATTGTTCAAAACCTGCAGGCCAACTATGTAGTGAATAAGTTTCTGGAACTGGATGCTAAATATGGCGTGAACTATACGGTACAGGACATTAACTATATTTACAAGAACCAGACAGGAAATATTAACTCCAACTATGAAAGTTCATGGGCAGGCTACTATAACGGTAGCGACAATACCGGTGAGATTGACAATTTCAACTACAGAGACCTGTTTCAGAACTTCCTGGCCACTGCTTACATACGAACAGATTTCAGAAAAGACTTTGGCTGGAACGTTCCTATCACTACCAGTACACAGTTAACCTTTGACCACCGCAGAACACGTTCTACCGAATACATCACCTATGGCTATAGCCTTCCTACCTATGAAAAATACAATATGGGATCCACTGCTTCGCAGCAGGTAGTATCCGATCTTACCACGCCTTTCATTACATACGGTTACCTGATTAACCAAAAAGTAGACATCGGCGACTATGGTGGATTTTCGGGCGGTGTAAGGAGAGACTATTCCAGTGCTTTTGGTCAAGGTTCCAAACTATTCACTTTCCCGCGTGGTGATGCTTATGTGCGCTTATCATCTTTTAACTTCTGGCAAAATGGCGGTATCAAAAACACTATTTCCGAATTTAAGCTGCGTGGTGCCTATGGCAAGGCAGGTATTCAACCACAGCCTTTTGACAGATATGTAACCCTGAGCACCACTAACATAGGAAACGGCCTCGCATTCTATTTACCAACGGCACAAAAAAACCCCAACCTGGATGTGGAAGTATCTACAGAGCTGGAATTGGGTACAGACGTTGCTATTAAAGGACTTGCCGGCAGATGGCTGAACCAGGTGAACGTAAGCGCTACTTACTGGAAAAGAAAAACAGATAATGCCATTTACAATGTAAGTGCCGCCCCTTCTACCGGTGCCAATACCGTAAAAGACAACGCTATTACTTTAGTCTCACATGGCTTGCAGGCTTCTTTAAATGTAACTGCATTTGAATCAAGAAACTTTACCTGGAACTTCACCACCAACTTTAATAAGCAGGTTTCAAAAGTAGATGCTATTAAAGGTGGCGACATTATACTTACTACCAGCGCCGGCGCTACCAGCCTGGTGTTAACACCAGGTCAGAATATAGGCCAGATCTATGGCTATAAAGCGATCAGAAGCCTGGATGAAAAAAGATTGAATGGAACATCTTACCTCGCTAAGGAAGATTATGGCAAATACGGTTTTGTAGATGGCATGTTAGTAGACACCACCACCAAAGCGATCCAGTTTACCAACGACAAGTTTTCTTTAGGCAACACGACTCCTAAATTCAACATGTCATTCATCAACAGCTTTACCTATAAAAATTTCCTGACTTTTTCATTCCAGTTTGACTGGATTTACGGCGCACACCTGTATAACCAAACCAAAGAATGGATGTACAGGGATGGTATTCATGGCGACTTTGACAAGCCTATTACCATTAACGGCCAAACACAAGCCTATACAGCTTTTTACAGAAGCGCCTATGCCGCCTATTTTGGCGATTTGAACGGTGCTGCACGTAACGGTACTAAGGACTACTACTTTGAAGGCTCTTCTTTTTTACGACTGAGAAACATTGCTCTTGGCTTTGATCTTGCCCAGGTGTTTCCTATCAAAACGTTCAGAAAATTACAACTGGTGTTATCTGGCAGGAACCTGTTGACTGTTACCAAATACAGTGGCTTCGATCCTGAGATCAACTCTTCTTCCAGTACTAATTCGGCATGGGACAGGGGGATAGATCATAACTCTATGCCTAACGTAAGATCGTACCAGGTTGCCTTAAACATCGGGTTCTAA